The Leifsonia sp. ZF2019 DNA segment CGCCGACGGCGCGAGCATGGGATCTCCCGATCGAACTCGACGAAGGGCCCACTCGCCATGAACGCACGACCCGCACTGTTTCCTCCACTGACGGGCACGCTCATCGTCGTCACCGGGGCGAGCGACGGCATCGGCCGCGCGATCGCGTGGCGACTGGCGGAGGCGGGCGCCGAACTCGTCCTCCCGGTCCGCTCGCCCGAGAAGGGCCGGCGCGTCGCCGACGAGCTCGCGTCGCGGTTCCCCGGTGCGATCGTGGCGACGCCCGCCCTCGATCTGGCCTCGCTGGACTCGGTGTTCGCCCTGGTCGACGCCCTCGGCGCGGAGGGGCGGCCCATCGACATCCTCATCAACAACGCCGGTGTGATGACCCCGCCCACCAGGCAGGCGACCAGCGACGGCTTCGAACTGCAATTCGGCACGAACCACCTCGGCCACGTCGCGCTCACCCTGGGCCTCCTCCCGCTGATCCGAGCGGCTCGCGGACGCGTGACCCACCAGACCAGCATCGCCGCGCGTCGCGGGCGCATCAACTGGGACGATCTGAACTGGGAGCGGTCCTACGACGGCGGCGCGGCCTACGCGCAGTCGAAGCTCTCCGTCGCCCTCTTCGCACGGGAACTCCACGAGCGCAGCCGGGTCGGGGGGTGGGGGATCAGCAGCAACCTCTCGCATCCGGGTGTCTCACCCACCAATCTGCTCGCGGCACAGCCCGGTCTCGGTCGCGATCGGGAGCTGATCGGACGCCGCGTCATCAGGGGTCTGTCCCGCATCGGCGTGACGGGGACGGTAGAGAGCGCTGCGCGCCCTGCGCTGCTGGCGGCCGTCGCCCCCGACGGAGACGAGAGGTTCTACGGCCCCCGGCGCGTCGTGAGCGGGCCGCCCACCGTTCGGCCGCTGTGGCGCCCGATGACCGACGGGCCGGCGGCGGGACGCCTCTGGGACGAGTCGGTGCGGCTGATCGGGCCCCGGTTGCAGGAGCGGATGTCCGCGTCGAGCTGACAGCACCCGAGCGTGATGCAACCGAAAAGTTGCAAATGGTTTCCACTTAATGCAACCATTGAGTTGCAGGAGGATCCGCCTCCCGCCTCAGGGAAGGAGCCGACATGGCTACCGAGAACGCGGCCGCCGTCGCCGACATCGACGAGCTCACGGTCCGACGCACCATCCGCATCTCCGCGCCCCGGGAGAAGGTGTGGGCCGCGGTGATCGAGCCCGCACACATCTCCCGGTGGTTCGCCGCGACTGAGCTGGATGCGGAGGGGCAGGGGAGCATCACCTTCGAGGGATACGGCACTGTCCCGCTGCGCGTTGCGGCGATCGCGCCGCAGGACTCGGTCACATACCTGTGGAACAACGACGACAACCTCGACGAGCGCCCGCCGCGCTTCGACGAGTCGCGCGCGACGCGGTTCACGTTCACGCTGGCCGACGCGCCCGGTGGCACGCAGCTGACCGTGGTCGAGTCGGGCTTCGGGGTCACGACCGACCCGGCGGGCAACGTGGAGTCGCACCGCGAGGGATGGACGCAGGAGCTCGACAAGCTCGTCGCCCTGCTGGAGGATGGCGTCGAGCTTGCGGGTGCACGCGCGTGAGCGCGCCCACTCTGGTCCCCGTGTTCGCCGCGCTCGGCGACGACACGCGCTGGAGCATCCTGAGCGCGCTCGCGGAGGGGGAGGCCTCCGCGAGCGCGCTCGACGCGGTGCTCCCGGTCTCCCGGCAGGCCATCGCGAAGCATCTCGCGGTGCTGCAGGAGGTCGGGCTCGTCGAACCGGTCCGCGTCGGGCGCGAAGTGCGCTTCCGCGTGCTCGGTTCGGAGCTGAGCGCGACGGCCCGCCGCCTCGACGAGATCGGTGCGGCATGGGATCGTCGCCTCGCCGAGATCAAGCGGATCGCGGAAGGGCTCTGAGGCGCGGAGCGGTACGGTGACGGAATGCCCGCCAGTCCGCCCCGTTACTGCCCGAGTCGCAAGCGCGGCCAGCACTGCACGCGTCCGCTCGGTCACGCCGGATTGCACCGCCGCGAGGGGCTTCTGTGGTCCGACCGGGATGCCGACCCCGCTCGGTGTCCCGGATCGGGAGAGAGCGGGTCACCGGCCGCTCGCCTGCCCGACGGGTTCCCGGAGGGGCGCGCCGACTGCCCGCACTGCCAGCGCTTCGTCGCGCTCGACACGGCAGGCAGACTGGTCGAGCACGACACGACCGACGCCGCGGAGTCGGACGAGGAGATCGCCCACCGGAGGGAGTGGTTCAACGTCCACGGCTGGTGAGCGCGGACGACGCCGGGCGCACCGAACCGCTCACCCCGCGGCGAGCGGCGCGAACACGTTGACGAGGTTGCCGTCCGGGTCGGCGATCAGCAGCGACCGGTTGCCCCACGGCATGTCAGCGGGCTCCTGGACGATGCGGGCGGCCCCCTCGCTCAGATCGCGGTGCGCGGCGTCCACCGCATCCGGGCTCCCGACGCGGAAGTCCAGGCACACGGAGTGGTTGTCCGCCGCGCGCATCCCGCTGTCTCCCATCGCGGCGACCGTCCGGGTGCTGGCGATCGCGAGTGTGCCGGACGGTGTCACGAGCTCGGCGAACAGCGGGTGGCGGCGGGTGGCGCCGAGGCCGGTGACGCGCTCGTAGAACGCGACCATCCCGTCGACGTCGTCGGTGAAGATGCGGGTTGCTGCCAGATCCATGGAACGGCCCTTCTCGTCGGGGATCCCGGGTGGATCCGCTTCCGACGCTAGATCGCATTCCGGTCGGGAACCGGCCGCAATCGATCAGGCCCTCGCGGCCAGGTTCTCGGCGATCGACGCGAGCGAGCCGTCGAGGGCCTCCTGCATGCCGGGGAAGTCAGAGGTGGTGTGGATGGTGAGCTCGACGCCGCCCTCGGTCAGTCGCAGCGAGCCGTGGTAGTCGTGCGGGCCGGGAGCCGACCAGGTGATCTCGCGGGCCGCCCGGTCGACGTCGAACGTCGCCTCCGAGGTGACGGTCTCGTCCCGGCCGTCGCGGTCCGCATCCACGTGGGCCGTCGTCTCGACTTTGCCGTCGGGGAGCTCGTGGGCCTCCGTCATGCGAGGGAAGTAGGCGGGAAGGTTCTCCGGATCGGAGATGTAGTCGAAGTACTCGTCGGCGTCGCCCTCGAGCGGCCGGGTCGCAGTGTAGGTGGGCATGCGACGACGGTACGACCGGCCGATGCGGCGGGGGAGGGCGTTGACGTGGGGGCGCGATGGGTGTCGCGAACGCGCCGCGGCCCCCGCCCAGGAGGACGGGGGCCGCAGCGCGCCTGCCCGGCGTGAGGCTCCTACTCGCTGACCGCGTCCCGGTTCGGGCGGCGGCGGCGGAGCAGGAGTCCGGCACCCGCCAGCAGCAGGGCCAGCGCCGCGATGATCGCCGGGCCGGTGAGGTCGGAGCCGGTGGAGGCGAGGGTGCTCGCGGTCGATCCGGTTCCGGTGACCGCGGGGTCGGCCGCGGCCACGATGGTGAATGCGGTGGAGGCGACCACCGTGCCGCCGATGGAGGCGGTGACGGTGTGCGCTCCCGCTGCGACGTTCGGAACGGTGAACGTGAAGCTCAGCTTCCCGTTCGCGTCGCTCGTGGCGGTGCCGAGCAGCACCGGGGTCGAGTGGAAGACGAACGAGACCGCGGTGCCGGGCGTGAGGTTGCTGCCCGCGACGGAGATCGTGTCGCCGATCGAGCCGGAGTCCGCCGACAGCGTGAGCGCGGGCGTCGGGGTGGTCACCGGGGGGACGCCCTGCTCGCCGAGGGCGAGGTCGCAGGAGATGCGGCCGCTGTAGAGGGCGTGGCCCTCTCCGGCGCTGCCCGCGCCCGTGCCGTAGACGCCGTCGTCCGACCACAGGGCCTCGCGGGTGCCGTCGACGCAGGTGGAGGCCGGCGCCAGGGCGAAGCCCTCCAGGTTGTCGACCGGGAGGCCGGCCGGCTTGCTGTAGGAGACGTCGGGGACGATCGTGCCCGTGCTGCTCACCTTGAGCACCGTCGAGACGACGCCGCAGGTGTTGTCGCACAGCGCCCAGATCCGCTGGGTGTCCGTGTCGAACGCGACGTCCATCACGTGGCCCATCTTCGTGTCCACGACGGCGACGCGGTGGAAGGTGCCGTCGCTGTTGAGCGCGTAGGCGTAGAGCTTGCCGTCGTTCTCGAGGGCGGCGAAGTAGAGGCCGGTGCCGTGCTTCGGGTAGTCGGCCGGGACGTAGGTGCGACCGGTCGACTGGTCGACGAACCCGTTCGCGGTCAGGTAGCTGTCCGGCACGAAGGTGACGCCCTCGAAGCCGAGGTTGGCCTCCGTCTTGTTGCCGGCGTGGAGCTCCGGGAACTCGGCCGTCAGATTCCACTGCTCCGTCGCGACCAGCTGGGTTCCCGACTGGTTCGGGTCGATGCGCAGGATGGAGTTGAGCGGGATGGTGTTGGCCGCGTTGTTGCGCTCGGTGGTCACGTAGAGGGCGCCGTCCGGTCCCACCGTCAGACCCTCGGAGTCGGGCTGGTTGGTCGCGGTGTCGGTGCTGCCCGGGAAGAAGATCTGCTTGCCCGCGCCCCAGCCGTTGCTGGTGTCGGCGACCCACAGGCCGTCCTGCTTCACCATCCGGAACACCCAGGACTTGTTCTTGACGCTGTAGAGCACGTTCGCGTTCGACGGGTCGAAGACGAGACCGCTGACGTCGCGGCCCTCGGGGCCGGTGGTCGTCGTCCACGCGCACTGCTTGTCGGCTACGGTGACCTCGGAGCTGCCCGGCCAGGCGGACGGGGTGAGTGCGGTCGCGGGGAGGGCGCCGGTGCCCGAGGGGGCCTCCGGCTGGCAGTTCAGCGTCGGCTGTCCGCCGGTGCCGCCGTCGGCCGGGTTGGTGAGCGGGGTCGTGCAGGCGTCGGCGTTGGAGGCGCCGAAGCTCTTCGTGCCGACCGACACGAAGGCGCCGGTGCCGTCCGGGCAGCGGGCGAACGCGCCCGCCCCGAAGTCGTTGCCCTCGTCGGTGCCGGCCTCGCCGGCGGTGTAGTCGACCGAGTCGACGAGCGTTCCGGCCGTGCCGTTCGCGCCGTCCGGGAGGTACAGCTTCACGCTGTCGCCGCCGCTGCCGAGCCCCTTGGTCGAGGAGAAGTAGACGTAGCCGTGCGCCGGGACGACCGTGGTCCCTGTCCCGTCGGCCAGTTTCGCCGAGAAGGTCGTGGCGGCGGAGGCCGCACCGCTGTCGATCTGGAGCCAGCCGGCGATGCTCACATCCGTGGAGCCGCTGTTGAACAACTCGATCGCGTCGGCGACCGGGGTGGCGCCGTTGTCCGAGGAGACCTCGTTGATGCGGACGTTCGCCCACTCTGGCGTCCCGCCGCCGTCGGCCGGCGCGAACCGGCTCTTCCCCGGCGAGCCGATGTCGCCCGTGGTGGACGTCCACGACGCCTCGGCGTCGCCCGCTGCCGACAGCTGCCATTGCGACGCGTCGTTCGCGCCCAGCGCCGCCGCGGTCTTCGGGATGCCCGAGACGCCCTGCGTGCGCGGACCCTTGACCGCGCCGGTGCCCTGGTCGTTGTAGGTCAGCCGGTCGACGAGGTTCGCGACCGCGTCCGGCCCGCTGAAGAGGTTGATCTCGTCCGCACGCCCGAGCCCGACCGTGTTGCCCGCCAGGATCTTGACCGACGCGTCCAGGCCCCACTCGGCCCGGAACGTCGCGTCGGGCGACTCGGTGATGATCGCCGACTCGCCGACCGCGAGTGTGCCCAGGCTGTCCAGCGGCACCGTGCCCGGCGTCTCGCTGTCGTCGTCGAACGACCAGCCGGCGAGGCTGACCGGCGCCGCACCCAGGTTCGTGAACTCGATGAACTCGCCCGACGAGTTGACGGGGTTGTACATCCACTCGGTGATGCGCACCCCCGAAGCGTCGGCGGCGCTCGCGGCTGCGGGCAGGGCGACGGCGAGCGCGCCGGCGGTGGCGGCCGCGGCGAGCACGGCGACGGCACGGGAGCGGTGAGGTCTCATGGCACGGGAACGTATCGACGCCGGCGGTACGGGGAACGTCGGGAAGGTGAACGGGAGGGGAACGCGGGGCAGGCGCACCCGACAACCCCTCGACAGTTTGTCGAAGGGCCCACGCGGTGGTCGACAGGGTGTATAGCTGAGCCGTGAGGCGGCCCGCCTAGCCTCGCAGTGACCCATCGAGGAGTGATAGCCATGAGCAGCATCGAACGTGACGTCGTCATCATCGGCGCCGGTGCTTCCGGACTGACGGCCGCGACCGAACTGAAGAAGGCGGGCCTGACCGTCGCCGTGCTGGAGGCGCGTGACCGCGTCGGCGGACGGCTGTGGACCGACGACATCGACGGGGCGACCCTCGAGATCGGCGGTCAGTGGGTGTCGCCCGACCAGGACGCCCTGATCGACACCCTCGCCGAGCTCGGTCTCGAGACCTACGAGCGCTACCGCGACGGCATCAACGTCTACCTCGGCGAGGGCGGGGAACGCCGCACCTTCGAGGGCGAGATCTTCCCCGTCGCTCCGACCACCGAGCGCGAGATCGTCGGCCTCATCGACCGGCTCGACGCGCTCGTCGCCGAGATCGACCCGGACCGCCCGTGGGAGCACCCGCAGGCGAAGGAGCTCGACGAGATCTCGTTCCGTCGCTGGCTGGAGACGCAGACCGACGACGAGGAGGCGCGGCTCAACATCGGCATGTTCATCGCCGGCGCCATGCTGACCAAGCCCGCGCACGCATTCTCCGCGCTGCAGGCGCTGCTCATGGCCGCCAGTGCGGGCAGCTTCTCGCACCTGGTGGACGCCGACTTCATCCTCGACAAGCGCGTGAAGGGCGGCCTGCAGCAGGTCCCGCTGCTGCTCGCCGAGCGCCTCGGTGACGACGTCATCCTGAACGCACCGGTGCGCACGCTGCGCTGGGGCGACGACGGTGTCACCGCGATCGCCGACGGTGTCGAGGTCCGCGCCCGCCGCGTCATCCTCGCCGTCCCGCCGGTGCTCATCAGCCGCATCTCGTACGAGCCGCCGCTCCCGCGCCGCCAGCAGCAGATGCACCAGCACCTGTCGATGGGCTTCGTCATCAAGGTGCACGCCGTCTACGAGACGCCGTTCTGGCGTGAGGACGGCCTCTCCGGCACCGCGTTCAGCCCGTATGAGCTCGTGCACGAGGCGTACGACAACAGCTACCACGGCGACCCGCGCGGCACCCTGGTCGGCTTCGTCTCCGACGAGTCCGCCGACGACGTCTTCCGCTTGACCCCGGAGGAGCGCAAGGCCCGCATCCTGGAATCCCTCTCGCACTACTACGGCGAGAAGGCGCTCAGCCCGGTGGTCTACTACGAGAGCGACTGGGGCAGCGAAGAGTGGACCCGCGGCGCCTACGCGGCCAGCTTCGACATGGGAGGCCTCGCCCGCTACGGCTCCGACCTCCGCGCGCCCGTCGGGCCCGTCCACTTCTCGTGCAGCGACATGGCCGGCCGCGGCTACCAGCACGTGGACGGTGCGATCCGCGTCGGCCGCGAGACCGCTGCGGCGATCCTCGCCTCCCTCACCCCCGCAGGAGCCGCTTCGGCATCCTGATCCCAGACGGCGTGCGGCCTGTCGTGGATGCCGCACGCACTCCTCCGTCGGCCCCCAGCGCCGGCGGAAACGCAGAACGGGCCGGCTTTCGTGGAGCCGGCCCGTTCGGCGCCTGTGCCTTCAGCATCTGCGGCGTCCGCGCTGCTCCTACGCCGCGGCGCCCGTCCCGACCAGCTCCTGCACCGCCTTCTGGACTGCGGCGAACTCGTCCTGCTTGCGCGCGACGAACTCGAGGGCGTCGAGGCCGACCGTGAGGAGCTCCTCCGTCAGCTCGCCCGGGTCGGTGAACTTGTGGCTCGCGTCGCCCGCCAGGCCGCCTTCGAGGGCGAGGCGGCCCACCAGGTCGAGCTTGAGCACTTTCGTGCCCTCCGTGAAGCTGACCTTGTCGAAGTCGACCCAGACGATGTTCGGTCGCGTCGTCGACTCGAACGCGTAGCGCCTGTTGGTGAGGTCGAGCACGACCTGCCAGATCGTCTGCGAGGCGTCGGGCTTGCCCGGTTCCGGCGTGCGGAACGGCTGCGCCGCGTTGCGGATGATGCTGAACATGGCCGCCATCGCGGCGATCTGCGTCTTCGGCTGCACCTGGTGCGCGACGTAGTACGACGCGCGCGCGAACCGGTCGCTCGCGAGCGTCGACCCCGGCAGCGGCTGGTCTCCGCCGAGCCCGTCGATCTGCTTCACGAGCTCGAGCTGCTGGTCGAACGTGGGGGAGTTGGTCATGACCTGGTAGTCCCGGCTGTGGTAGACGGTCGGCGTGCCGTCGGTGTACTCGATGATCGCCGAGTCGCCGGTCGCGTCGTTGATGGCGAGGTGGAGGGTCGGCACGATGTGGCCGGTGGGGTCGAAGAGCTGCGCGATCCCGACCTGCGTGCTGTTGGTCCACTCGACGGCCTCGGCCACCGTCGCGAAGTTGTCGAGGTAGTACTGCAGCCACACCGCCTGGCTCAACTGGGTGGAACCGTCAGCCGGCTTACCGTAGTCCGACTCCGCCAGCCACAGGATGT contains these protein-coding regions:
- a CDS encoding linear amide C-N hydrolase, which translates into the protein MCTRVVWPDANGSVIVGRNMDFHLDLLTNLWKLPRGIERSDGVDGTLTWKAKYGSVVATAFDLIATDGMNEKGFAGHILWLAESDYGKPADGSTQLSQAVWLQYYLDNFATVAEAVEWTNSTQVGIAQLFDPTGHIVPTLHLAINDATGDSAIIEYTDGTPTVYHSRDYQVMTNSPTFDQQLELVKQIDGLGGDQPLPGSTLASDRFARASYYVAHQVQPKTQIAAMAAMFSIIRNAAQPFRTPEPGKPDASQTIWQVVLDLTNRRYAFESTTRPNIVWVDFDKVSFTEGTKVLKLDLVGRLALEGGLAGDASHKFTDPGELTEELLTVGLDALEFVARKQDEFAAVQKAVQELVGTGAAA
- a CDS encoding ArsR/SmtB family transcription factor gives rise to the protein MSAPTLVPVFAALGDDTRWSILSALAEGEASASALDAVLPVSRQAIAKHLAVLQEVGLVEPVRVGREVRFRVLGSELSATARRLDEIGAAWDRRLAEIKRIAEGL
- a CDS encoding SDR family oxidoreductase, with product MNARPALFPPLTGTLIVVTGASDGIGRAIAWRLAEAGAELVLPVRSPEKGRRVADELASRFPGAIVATPALDLASLDSVFALVDALGAEGRPIDILINNAGVMTPPTRQATSDGFELQFGTNHLGHVALTLGLLPLIRAARGRVTHQTSIAARRGRINWDDLNWERSYDGGAAYAQSKLSVALFARELHERSRVGGWGISSNLSHPGVSPTNLLAAQPGLGRDRELIGRRVIRGLSRIGVTGTVESAARPALLAAVAPDGDERFYGPRRVVSGPPTVRPLWRPMTDGPAAGRLWDESVRLIGPRLQERMSASS
- a CDS encoding lamin tail domain-containing protein, coding for MRPHRSRAVAVLAAAATAGALAVALPAAASAADASGVRITEWMYNPVNSSGEFIEFTNLGAAPVSLAGWSFDDDSETPGTVPLDSLGTLAVGESAIITESPDATFRAEWGLDASVKILAGNTVGLGRADEINLFSGPDAVANLVDRLTYNDQGTGAVKGPRTQGVSGIPKTAAALGANDASQWQLSAAGDAEASWTSTTGDIGSPGKSRFAPADGGGTPEWANVRINEVSSDNGATPVADAIELFNSGSTDVSIAGWLQIDSGAASAATTFSAKLADGTGTTVVPAHGYVYFSSTKGLGSGGDSVKLYLPDGANGTAGTLVDSVDYTAGEAGTDEGNDFGAGAFARCPDGTGAFVSVGTKSFGASNADACTTPLTNPADGGTGGQPTLNCQPEAPSGTGALPATALTPSAWPGSSEVTVADKQCAWTTTTGPEGRDVSGLVFDPSNANVLYSVKNKSWVFRMVKQDGLWVADTSNGWGAGKQIFFPGSTDTATNQPDSEGLTVGPDGALYVTTERNNAANTIPLNSILRIDPNQSGTQLVATEQWNLTAEFPELHAGNKTEANLGFEGVTFVPDSYLTANGFVDQSTGRTYVPADYPKHGTGLYFAALENDGKLYAYALNSDGTFHRVAVVDTKMGHVMDVAFDTDTQRIWALCDNTCGVVSTVLKVSSTGTIVPDVSYSKPAGLPVDNLEGFALAPASTCVDGTREALWSDDGVYGTGAGSAGEGHALYSGRISCDLALGEQGVPPVTTPTPALTLSADSGSIGDTISVAGSNLTPGTAVSFVFHSTPVLLGTATSDANGKLSFTFTVPNVAAGAHTVTASIGGTVVASTAFTIVAAADPAVTGTGSTASTLASTGSDLTGPAIIAALALLLAGAGLLLRRRRPNRDAVSE
- a CDS encoding SRPBCC domain-containing protein, whose product is MATENAAAVADIDELTVRRTIRISAPREKVWAAVIEPAHISRWFAATELDAEGQGSITFEGYGTVPLRVAAIAPQDSVTYLWNNDDNLDERPPRFDESRATRFTFTLADAPGGTQLTVVESGFGVTTDPAGNVESHREGWTQELDKLVALLEDGVELAGARA
- a CDS encoding flavin monoamine oxidase family protein, with the translated sequence MSSIERDVVIIGAGASGLTAATELKKAGLTVAVLEARDRVGGRLWTDDIDGATLEIGGQWVSPDQDALIDTLAELGLETYERYRDGINVYLGEGGERRTFEGEIFPVAPTTEREIVGLIDRLDALVAEIDPDRPWEHPQAKELDEISFRRWLETQTDDEEARLNIGMFIAGAMLTKPAHAFSALQALLMAASAGSFSHLVDADFILDKRVKGGLQQVPLLLAERLGDDVILNAPVRTLRWGDDGVTAIADGVEVRARRVILAVPPVLISRISYEPPLPRRQQQMHQHLSMGFVIKVHAVYETPFWREDGLSGTAFSPYELVHEAYDNSYHGDPRGTLVGFVSDESADDVFRLTPEERKARILESLSHYYGEKALSPVVYYESDWGSEEWTRGAYAASFDMGGLARYGSDLRAPVGPVHFSCSDMAGRGYQHVDGAIRVGRETAAAILASLTPAGAASAS
- a CDS encoding SRPBCC family protein encodes the protein MPTYTATRPLEGDADEYFDYISDPENLPAYFPRMTEAHELPDGKVETTAHVDADRDGRDETVTSEATFDVDRAAREITWSAPGPHDYHGSLRLTEGGVELTIHTTSDFPGMQEALDGSLASIAENLAARA
- a CDS encoding VOC family protein — protein: MDLAATRIFTDDVDGMVAFYERVTGLGATRRHPLFAELVTPSGTLAIASTRTVAAMGDSGMRAADNHSVCLDFRVGSPDAVDAAHRDLSEGAARIVQEPADMPWGNRSLLIADPDGNLVNVFAPLAAG